Genomic segment of Pseudothermotoga hypogea DSM 11164 = NBRC 106472:
GGAGCGAGTTCAGCTGAAGTCTTTGTTCTCGAAGACAACGATCGTTCTCTCGTCTCCCTGGGTGGTTCGCCATTTACCTAACACAAAGTAATTCAGACCGAAGTGATCGAACAATTCTTTCTCCGTTTTGAAGTGCTTCTGCATTTCCTTTATCCAACCCTGCCTGTAAAGTCCAGATTCCTCAGGGTGCCCCGAGTCGAAAACAAGAAAGCGACACTGTTTGAAGAGCCTGTGGAAAACCTCATCTGCCTTGTCTTTACCATGGTTGTAAAGTATGTGGTGATAAACGCTCAGGAAAAGTATCACATCGGCTATCTGTGGGAGATCTTGCTTAACTACGTCCAACTGTATGAATTTGTAGTCAGGGGGTAGGTTGAGCTTCTCCCTTGGTGAGATATCTACACCCAGAACGTCCACACCATACATTAGAAAACGATAGGAAAGCTCACCTCTGTTGCAACCTATGTCTATGAGAGTTTTAGGTTTCACTCTGAGAACAAACTTTTCGACAATTTCTTTTTTCGCCTGATCGATGGTGCTTTGATAGCTTCCATCAAACGCTCCGACATACGCCTCCTGGATATATTTCACGTAAACCGGCAAAGCTTCTTGCAAATAAGGTTGCCAATACGTTATCAAGATTCCTAGAGCACCTTCGTCGCCGACGAACTGATTTGATACAACGTACGTTGGAACTGTTCTCATACCCAGAAACTTTGCGATTGCGACTCTGTGGTGGCCACTAGCAACTAAAAGAGAAACGCTATCAGGGATTCTAACTTGTTGTCGCTTCAAAGGATCAAAAACCATCAGGTTTCCATCGTTGTGAAAAGCGACTATGGGTTTCAATATTTTTCCTGTGCGTTTGATCGACTCAAAAACTTCGAGAAACTTCGAAATGATCGGTTCTGGTGGCTGCTTGTAGTATCCCTTTTCATGGAGATCCTTGAGAAATGCGTAGTAAACGGTTTTCTGATATGGTATCCCTTTTCCAATGAACTCCTCCAAGAAATCGATGATCAAAGGCACAACGTTGTTGATGAGGAGATCCGTCGGAACCTGATTAATGAAAGCCTTAGCTTGGTTGAGTTTCATCTCAAGTTCATCTTCATAGTTGCTGATGTTCACTTTGATACCATACTCGAGAGGATTAAAGATTCTATAGCTCTTCCTGATTTCACAATTGATTTCCGAAACTGTGTTGGAGGATACGGATACACGTTGAAGCAAGACTCTGAAAATCTCGGAGATTTGTTTTTCTAGGGAACAAACATCCTCAATGAATCTTCTATACCTTTCAGAATCATAATCATTGGACGTTATCATCTCGACGGCTTCATCAACTGTGTTGAAGATCCAGTCTTTCGGATAGAATTCCTCTGCCACATAAAAGTTGTGGATGACTGGTTTTATACCTTTCGCCATGGCTTCCATAATAGCTACTCCATAGCCTTCGTGTATACTGGTCGAGAGAAAGAAGTTTTTATTTTCCAGAAACGAATTGATGTCGTCTTTCCACCCGACAAAATGAAACTTTTCTCTTATTCCCATCCTCTCAAGGATGTATCCAATATACCTGTACATACGCTCATCTTGAATGGTGCCAGCCCATTGAAGGTTGTACCGTTCGTCCAGTGAGACAAGTTTTTTCAGAATTTGCACAGCTAAAACTGGATTCTTTTTATAATTGAAATGTCCTGCAAAAGCGAGATTTGGTCCCTTGGATCTTTGCTTAAAAGTGTACTTGTTCAAATCCAAGCCATTATGGATTAAAGTCCTTTCTTTTCGTTTTAAATGATCACAATTCTGAATGGCCGTCTCTAAAACGTTTTGAGCAACAAAGATCACTTCGTCAATTTTTTCCCATTTTATAGATCTGAGAAAATCCGGTCTGAGAGATTCATAACCATGAAGTCTGCACAGAATCCGTTTCCCCATCTTCTCCAACTTGTTCGTGATCTCCACCGCCAGCTCGTTCGCCCATTCGAGCCAGACGATGTCGGCCCACTTGTAGGCTTGAACTATCTGATTTCCATCTGTCGTCACGATCAATTTCACTTCAAAAACGTTCGAGAGCACCTGTGCGATGTCCTTTATGAAGTTGTCCAAACCTGGCAAGCAAAAGATCGCGATTTTCTCAGGCCTTTTGAATTTTATCTTTGCTTGCTCGAACTTCTCCTTCATCTGTGGTAGGTCGCTCAATTGTGCGGCTTTCGAATAATAATGCAACGCCATGGGAACGTTGTTCTGTGCGAGTTGTGTGTCTCCCAAAAGATCGTACACTTCCCAAGTTTTGTCTTTGATCCTCGTCAGATAGCGCCAAGATTCGAAGAAATTCTTCTTCTCGAACAAGACCTTCGAAAGATTGAAAAGCACATCGTCGTTGGTCGGATCGAGCTTCAAAGCTTTTTGAAAGTGTTCCAAAGCTTTGTCCAACTCATTTTCTTGGTAGAAAAGAACTCCAAGCATGTTGTGCCTCATCGACTCGGGTTCGATCTTTTGGGCGAGCTCCTTTGCCTTGGAAAAATCTTTCAAACTGACACACCTTTCGATCTCTCTAAACAGTTCTTCCATCTTCACACCTCACACATCAATTTTCTATCCCGGCGAAGAACTTTCCTTCAAAAACAAAAGGCGGGCGTGAGCCCGCCTTTTGTGTCCTTGGAAGTGTTATCGCAACAGCTGCAGCACCGTCTGTGGCAATGCGTTGGACTGTGCCAACATTGCCATGCTGGATTGCATCAGGATCTGTTGTTTGGTGAACTCCATCATTTCTTTGGCCATGTCCGCATCTCTGATTCGAGACTCTGCAGCGGTCAAGTTCTCTGCAGCTACTCCAAGGTTGCTTATCGTGTGTTCTAGCCTGTTCTGCACTGCTCCAAGTCTTGCGCGTGCAGTGCTGACTTTGTGGATCGCTGCGTCTATGACCATTATAGTTCTTTCCGCACTGTTCTGATCCGTGACGCGCAAAGAGTCTTCCGTAAGTCCAAGCGCGGCTGCTCTCATGTCGTCCAATCCAGCTATCATGTTGTGTCCTTCGTTCGCTCCTATCTGGAAGATCAACGAAGTGTCTTCATACCACCTTCTTTCCGCCCTCACAACACCGCTGTCTATCACTTCTTCCAATGGCAAGGCTCCACCGAAGGAGTTGATGTTGTAAACATTAGTTAGCCAAGTGAAGATAATACCCCTGGGACCAGCTGCAATGTTTATGTTGAATGATTGATCGGTAGTATTGTAGCTAATGGATCCTGAGACTGTCCCATAGATAGCCAGACCATCGCTGAAATCAACTATGGGTGGGGTCGCAAGGCCTGTCTCGCTGAAGTAGTTGATTCTCACGTCCAGAAGGCTCGTGGCGGCTCCAGCAAACTGGCCCACCTCAACGACGTAGGAACCTTCGTTCACATCTTCAAAAGCTAAGATGAGCGATGTTGCAAGCGTGACTCTGAACGAATTCACAACGGCAGTTACCGTATTGATGCCTATGCTGGCATCAGAAACAACGAATTCGAATCTGAGACCACCGACTGTCGTTGCATATGACACAAAGTTTGCCTCATTAGACACAGTGAACGAAGCCACGGTTGCCCCGCCAGCGAGTAAAGACACGGTTGCACCTGAGATTTGTATTGACAATGCTCCCAAAGATCTGCCAGCAATGTTAAAGCTAATCACTCCACTGCCAGTAACATTGGAACCGCTTGCAAGTTCGATCCCTCTTAGGTTGGCAGACTGCGAAGCTTTCAGATCGAAGTTACCACCGGTCACCACTTTCACGTCTGGATTGTGCCTGAAGCTTTCTATCTTCCCATCCAAAAGCTTCATCGTGTTGAACTCGGTCGTTCTGGCGATCCTGTCGATCTCTTCTCTGAGTTGGTCGAGCTCGGCTTGGATCTGGTTCCTATCAACGTTGGTGTTGGTGTCGGATGCGGCTTGAACTGCGAGCTCTCTCATCCTCTGAAGGATCGAATGGACCTCTGTCAGTGCTCCTTCTGCTGTTTGGATCAACGATATGGCGTCCTGTGCGTTCTTGACTGCCATGTTCAAACCTCTGATCTGGCCTCTCATCTTTTCGCTTATCGCAAGACCAGCTGCATCGTCTCCCGCTCTGTTGATCCTCAGACCAGAGGAGAGTTTCTCGAGCGTTTTGCTCATCGAGTACTGTGTCTCACTCATGCTCCTCCAAGCGTTCAATGCGTTGATGTTGTGGTTGATACGCATATCCGCACCTCCCTGTTCTTCTCACCGCCTCCCTGGCGGTGGATTCTTCCACCAACGGGCCCGTTGGTTTTCATTAGTTATATCGGCAAGACGAAGGAGGATTTTAGAGGAATGGTCGTGAGCGTGTATCGATGGAGAAGAATTTTCTCTACGGTGAAAGAAGAAAAAATAAAGGTCCCATCGTTGGGGACCTTGAAACTCTATGTACAGTTCGAAGTTCGGTGCTGGTTGGAAGAACTTGACTCGAAGAAAAACTTTCGTCGGTGAAACAGCTTTATTTGGAAATTTGAGCCCATGTTGATAAAGGCTGGTTGGAATGTCGATTTCACTCGGGAGCGCTGGATATCTTTTAAGGATATAACTCGCAGGACCAGACGAATTAGAATGAAACCAATGTAGGTTCCCACTTCCGGCCGGATGATCTTTCCTCTGGAGCGCCCCCATTGATATGTATACGGGCATAAACATTGAGAATTCGAAACAAAATTATGAACATCGAAGGACGGTCCCGTGAAAAGGGATGATCTTGTTGGCGCAGGTGGGATAACAGCTTCAAGGTGGTAGGATTTGAATACAAAAGATCTCGAGGAGGCGAACGGTATGGAACAGCTCGTCAGGCCTTCGGGTTCTTGGGTCGCGCTCGTGACACCATTCACCGAGAGAGACGAAGTCGACATCGATGGTTTCAAGAAGCTGGTGGATTTTCATGTAGCGAATGAGACGGACGGGTTGATATTCATGGGTTCAACGGGAGAAGCGACTTCGTTGTCGATGGAAGAGAGGAAGTTGATCATCCAAGAGATGGCGAAGTATTGCAAAGGAAAGATCAAAGCCTTCTTCGGAACGAGTTGCTCAACGACGAAAGACACCGTGGAACTCTCGCAGTTCGCTGAAGCGTGCGGCGCGGACGGAATTCAACTCGTGGTTCCTCCTTATATAGTGCCTCCACAGGAAGCGATCTTCGAGTTCATCGCAACGGTGGCAAGATCTGTGAACATAGCCGTGACGATCTACAACAATCCATCCAGAGTCGTGGCGAACATCGATCCTTCAACCATAGCGAAACTCTTGGACATAGGTAACATCGTTGCGATCAAGGAAGCGTCGCCGAGTTTGACGCAGTTGATGGGAGACATCGAGGTGTCGTCAGGAAGGTTGAACGTGCTGTGTTGCGATTCACCAAAGTTCGGTTTGATCTTGCCTTTGATGGCGATGGGAGGACACGGCACTGCGAACGTAACGGGTAACGTCTTACCGAAAGAGTTCGCATTGATGTCGAAGCCTTGGGGGAGTTGGGAGGATGCCGTCAGGTGCAGGGAACTCTTTTTCAAGTACAAACCCGTGATGGAAGCGGCGTACCTTCTGGTCAACCCCGTCGGGATCAAGGCGATGATGAAACTTTTAGGAATGCCCGCGGGAGATCCGAGGCCACCGCTTCAGCCACTGAAAGGAAGTCTACTGGACAAAGTCAGAGAGATCATTGAAGAGTTCAAGCTGAGGGAAAAATGTGTTGTGTGAGACGTTGTTGTAAAATCGTTTTTGAGAAAAGAACAAGGAGGATTCACGGTGGACGAGATTTTGAAAGACTCACTGCTTTTGAAAATCTTCGAAAACGTTTCAGACGGTGTCTACTGCATTGACCGCGAAAGGAAAATCCTGTACTGGAGCAAGAAGAGTGAAGAGATAACTGGGTACGAAGCGAAAGAAGTCTTGGGAACGCGTTGTCAAGACAACATCCTCAAACACGTGGATGACAAAGGCACAGAGCTCTGTTTGGAAAAGTGTCCATTAGTGAAAGCGATGGAGGAAGCAACTGTTCAGACTGCGGAAGTATTCCTGCACCACAGGGAAGGTTACAGAGTGCCTGTGATCGTTGTGGGTATACCTGTGGTGAATGAGTCTGGAGATGTCGTGGGAGCCATCGAGTTGTTCAGAGAAAAGGTTGAAAAGAGCTTTCTTGAAAACGAAATAAAGCAACTGAGAAAACTCGCGTTCGTGGACGAGCTGACGCAGGTTTTGAACAGAAGAGGTTTGGAATACTATCTCAAGATGAAGCTGAGCGAGGTTGAGAGGTTCGAGAGGATCATAGGTGTGCTGTTCATCGACGTGGACGATTTCAAGTCGATCAACGATCGTTTTGGACACCACGTTGGGGACAAGGTCTTGCGGTTCGTCGCTGGTACATTGAAAAAGAATTTGAGAGTCAGCGATCTGGTGGCCAGGTACGGTGGTGACGAGTTCGTCGCGGTCGTGGAATTGAAGGAACAGAAGGAAATAGAGGAGATAGCAGAAAGACTGAAAAATCTGATAGCCGCTTCTTACATTGCCGAGAACGATCAGATCGTTCGTGTGACCGTCTCGATAGGCGGTATCGTTGTGAAAGAACGCACAGACGTGGATGAGATACTCAAACGCTCCGACGAATTGCAGTACGAGAGTAAAAAGAAGGGTGGCAACAGTTGCTCCGTGAGCTTCTAAAGGTCTCAGCCTTGCCAGAGAGATTTTGACTTGAAATGTTCGAGTATTTTGTTCAGCCCATACGTTGAACCTCTGGTTACAACAGAAGATGGTCTGAAAGGGCAAGAGTGCCTTGCGGCTTCGACGAAGATTTCGAAAGTCCCAATCTGTCTGGCGATTCTCACAGTTTCGTCCTTGTCCATGCCTATGAGTGGTCTGTAGATAGGCATTTTCACAACGCTGCTTTCGAGAAACAGATTCTCCAAAGTTTGTGATGCAACTTGACCGAGCGAATCGCCTGTGACTATACCGAGTGCAGATCTTTCCTTGGCGATTTCCTCAGCTTTTTTGAGCATGAGCACCTTGCAGATGACACATGTCCATTCTCTTTTTCCCATTCGCTCGAGTTCCGTGACGTAAGGTTGAAAGTATTCCAAATGATTCACAACGATCAGTTCGATCGGTTCTGAACTGTACTGGTTCAGCACGTCGATCATTTGTCGTGCAAGGTCCGCGTGACCTTGATCGAAATGCAAAGCCGTCAGGCTGACGCCCCTTTTGAGCATCAAGAAGCCTGCGACGGGTGAATCTATGCCAACGCTCATGAGCAGAACAAGTCTTCCTTGAGTGCTCGACGGTAGACCTCCGACGCCTTTCTTAGTTTCAAAGAACACGTAAGCCTGACCTTCTATCATCTCGATGCCTATCGCGAGTTCGGGTTGATTCAAGTTCACCTTCCAACCGAAGCGTTGCACGACGAAGGCACCTATCTCTTCGTTGATCTGTTGAGAAGTCTTGTGGAAAGCCTTGTTGATCCTGCGCGCATCGATCTTGAACGAAGCGGGATTCATGTTGCGAAGATGTGTGGAAAGAAACTCTGGAATCTCTTCGTACTCCATCTTCCACGCTGGGGAAACGGAAACAACGCCTGGGACCTTCCTGATGATCTCGGAGAACTCGTGTGAAGCATCGACGATCAATCTACCTTGAGTGGAACGAACTTTCGCGTCGACACCTTTTCTTGCGAGCGTCTTTTTTATGTTCTCGATCAACTTGTTCTCGAACGTCTTCCTGTTCTTCCCTTTCAGCGCTATCTCACCGTAGCGAACGATGATCAAGTTTTTCATCCTCCAGTAAGAATTTCAGCGATCTTCTCAGAATGAGACGTCTGAAGAAGTACGAGGATCTGTGACCACATGGAAGCGAGATTTTACGAACATCGGACAGACGCTTGATCAGTTCGTCTGAGCTTCTGGAAATGATCACCCTGTCGAACAAGCCTTTGAAGAAGAGCACAGGTTGTCTGACGAACTTCGCGTAAGAGATAGGATCGTAGTGGAAACACGCGGGTTCGAGCTGGAATATGTCTTCTATTTTCTCGAGTTGGCCAAGCTTTTCGAAAGCGTTGGATCTGTTCTTCACGCACGTTGCTTCGTCACGGCAGTTGTATTCATTGCTCTTCTCCATGTAATCTTTTCTGAGTTGTTCCGTGTGGGGTGCGTACCAGTTGATCCAACGCCAATCTCCACCAGTGAAGGCCAAAATGCCTTTTTTAAGTCTTTCATCGATCGCGAGAGCCATCGTCGCGATCATACCTCCGAAGCTGAAACCCATGATGGCCTTTGGAAGATGGGAACTTTGTTCAACGTAGTCCAAGGTCCTTCGAACGTCCTTCACAGATTGGTGGAACATCACACTGCAGTGTTTTGGAGAAGTCGAGAAGAACGGTTCACCACCACGCCATGAGCTGGGCGCGCGGAACCAATGGTATGGAAGTATCACGAAGTAGGTGTTGATACCGTGCTTTTTGAAGTTCTCGGCGAACCAGAGAAGGTAAGAGATGTTTCTGTTTCCTATGCCGTGCACAAAAATCAAATCGAGCTTCGGCTCATTTGCGAGGAATTCGTAGACGTACACGCGCTTGCTTTCTTCGATATGTGGTTCGTACACTGCGTCGAAGGAGATCAAATTGAAGTTCATGAACGACTTCTTCTGAACGTTCAAGGCTTTGTGCTTGTCGTACTCGAATGGAAGCATTTCAGAACCTTCGCCTCACGTTGAAGGTTTCTTCAACCTTCCTGATCGTGTTTTCGAACAGCTCGTTGACTTCTTCGTCGGTGAGAGATCTGTCCGGGGCACGATAGATCACGTAGAAAGTTACGCTGATCGTGTTTTCAGCCAAACCCTTGCCCGTGTACACGTCGCTCACACCCACGCTTTCGACGAACTCGTGTGACGTTCTCAAGAACTTGAGTATGTCACCGGCCCTGCTTCCCACCGGAAGCAACAAGGAAACGTCCCTTCTCACGTACGGAAATGGTGCAGGAGTAACGATCCCACGGGCTGGATTGAAGTTCTCGTACAGGGTCTGTAGGTCCAGTTCGGCGAAGTAGACCTCACCTTTGAAGTCGTAAACTTCGTTGAAGGATCGAGTCAACATGCCAAGACAACCCACTTGTTGGTTGTTCACGTAGATGAAGGCTCGACGGCCGGGCGTGAGCCAATCGATGGTCGCAGGTTCGAATTCGAAGTTCAAATTCAAATGCCTTCCAATCTCCTCGATCACACCTTTCAACCAGAGCAAAGATACGGATCTTGTGTCGGTGTAATCGTCTTCTTCGAGCTTTCCCGAGGCGATCATGCCGAGTTTTTCACGTTCGAAGATGGAACCATCTTTGAGACCATAGATCTTCGCGATCTCGAAGAACTTGACGTCCCTGTTCTGCCTTCTGATGTTGTACGCAACACAGTCGATCAATCCAAAGAGCAGAGAAGGCCTTAGACTGTCCATGTCCTCGACCATAGGATTGTTCAGCATGAGAGGTTCTTGTTTGGTCAATTCTTTGACGACGGAGGATTTACAGAAGGAGAGGTTCACGACTTCGTTGAACCCGCAGGATCGTACCAGCTGTTTGATATTTCGTCTGAACTTCTGATAATCGCTCCAACCCCCGGCTGAGGCAAGGATGCGTGGAGCTTCACTTTGAACTTTGTCATAGCCGAAGATTCTACCGACTTCCTCGATGAGATCCTCCTCGATCGATATATCGGGTCTGTGAGTGGGAACGAGCACGGTCCAACTATCCTGTGTGGTTCGAACTTCCATACCGAGTGATTCGAGTATGCGGAAAACTTCACCGTTTGGCACGTCGATACCAAGGACCTTTCTCAGTTTCTCTCTTCTCAACGTCACAGACTTTCTTTCGATCCTTCGTGGATAGACATCGACTAAGCCTCTCGCGCTCACACCGCCTGCGACCTGCTGGATCGTGTGGATCAATAGATTCATCACGTAGTCCGCGTCGTTGGGATCGACTCCCCTTTCGAACCTGTGTGACGCGTCTGATTTTATGTTCAGTGCTCTACAAGTTCTTCTTATCCTCACCGGATCGAAGTAGGCCACTTCGAGGAGCAATTCTTCGGTGCTTTGCGCCACGCCAGAATCCTGCGCGCCCATGACGCCTCCAACCGCAAGGATGTTCTCACCATCCGTGATGAGCGTCTCGATGCCTGTCAATCTGTACGTTCTCTCGTCGAGCAGAACCACCTCTTCGTCCTTCTTGGAGCATCTGACGACGATTCTCCCGTCTTTGACCTTCGAATAGTCGAAAACGTGAACTGGATGTCCCGTGAGCAACATGACGTAGTTTGAGGCATCGACAATGTTGTTTATGGGTCTGACACCGCAAGCCATGAGACGTCTCTTCATCCACAGTGGACTGTCCTTCACTTTCGAAGAACGGACATAAGCTACACAGTATCTGGGACAACCTTCAACATCTTCTATCTGGACCGAAACGAACTTTTCCACAGGTTCGTCAAAGATTTCAACTTTCGGCTCAGGCAGCTTCAATTTCTTGTTGAGCAGGACGGCGACTTCTCTCGCAACACCAATGACTCCGAGACAGTCCGGTCTGTTCGGAGTGATGTCGAGATCCAGAACGGACTCATCCAATTTCCAGTGTCGGACCAGATCGACCCCCACTTCGAGATCTTCATCTATGAGGTAAACGTGGTCGGATTTTTCTTCCAGACCAAGCTCTTGAAGAGAGCACATGACCACTTCTGAGAGCACTTCTCTGATCTTAGTCTGACGAACCTCGGTGCCATCGGCGAACCTCGTGCCGGGATAGGCTATCGCAACGAGACAATTCTCTTTCACGTTCATGTCCGAAGTGATCGTCGTGTGGTAGGCTGAGCCATCGAAGACTTTGCAAACCTTCAGTTTCTCGGCGTTGGGATGTGGACGAGTCTCAACGACGATCGCGGAAACGATCTTTCCCGAGGCGAAGGGATTGAAAATCCTCTCGACGCTCACTCCTGCCATGGTGAGTCTGTGAGCGAGTTCTTCAACGGAAACATCTATATCGACCAGCTCTTTTAGCCATTCCACAGGCACCTGCATTGTCGATCACCCTTTCAGAAACATTCGAGAAATCTCTCGTCGTTTCTCACGAAGTCTCGGATATCTTTTATACCGTGCTTCAACATGGCTATGCGTTCGACTCCCATTCCGAAGGCGAAACCAGTGTACTTCTCTGGATCGTAACCAACGTTTCTGAACACGTTCGGATGCACCATACCGGCGCCAAGAATTTCGAGCCAGCCGGTGTACTTGCAAGAAGGACAACCCTTCCCCCCGCATATGCCACAGGAGACGTCGACCTCGAAGCTGGGTTCTGTGAATGGAAAGTAGCTCGGTCTGAGCCTTATCTTTCTTTCAGGACCGAAGATTCGTTTTGCGAAGATTTCGAGCGTGTATTTGAGATGCGCCACGCTGACGTGCTCGTCCACGTACAGTCCTTCCACCTGCGTGAACATTGGTAGATGCGTTGCGTCGTAGTCTCTCCTGTACACTCTTCCGGGGGAAATGATCGCGATGGGTGGTTGTTCTGAAAGCATGGTTCTTATCTGAACGGGTGAAGTGTGCGTCCTCAAGAGTTTGTCCTGCAGATAGAAAGAATCGTGCATGTCTCTTGCGGGATGCCATTCTGGTGTGTTGAGAGCATCAAAGTTGTGCCAACTGTCCTCTATTTCTGGCCCCTCCACGACCTTGAAACCCATGGAAACGAATATGGTCTCTATCTCTTCAAGAACCTTCGATATCGGGTGGGGATGTCCCACCTTTCTGATCGCGCCAGGTAATGTGACGTCGATCCAGAGTTTTTGAAGGCTCTTTTCCTGTTCCCTCGCTTCGAGGACTTTCTTTCGTTCTTCGAGTGCCTGCTCTATGGTTTGTTTCAACTCGTTGAGCACCTGACCCACCTTCGGTCGTTCCTCGGGTGGAAGCTTCCCAATCGATCTCATCTGTTCCGTCAAGATGCCTTTCTTTCCAAGATAGTTGACCCTGATCCTTTCGAGTTGAGCGATATCCTGCGCGTCGTTGATCTGTTTCAAGACATTTTCCTTCATCTCTTCGAACATAGTACCACCTCTTTCGAGATTTCTTCAGCGTAGCTTTCGAGCGCGTCTTGCCAAGGAACAAACTCTCCCTGTGCGAGGAAACCGAACGATTTGCCCTTCGATTTGGGAACGTTGAGCTTCGAGACCCAGCTCGACTCCCTCTCGGTGTGAACGATCGAGCTGGCGTTCAAGAAGCTGTACAGCTTTTCAACCAGCCTGGTTCTGACGAGTTCGCCAAATCTCGGATGGTAAGGTCCAGCCACGACGTTCTTCAAAAGCTCTGTTGGCACGTAGAGACCGAGCCTGATGACACGCACGCCATGGCTCTCCAACACCGCGGTCATGTCACTGCAGATATCTATCGCCGTGTGCAGAGCTATCGGAACATACTCACCGCGCCGGTAAATGGACTCGAGGATCGAGCCTTTCAACACGAGCGTCGGATGGATACGACAGCTCTTGGCTTTCACCTTCGTGGTTTGCCAAGCACTCAGAATGTCCTTCATTGCCTCGTCGCCCAACAGACCGACCATGAGGTGGATGCCGAAATCTATCTCAAACTCTTTGAGAATCTCGCACGCCTTCAAAACATCGCTTTGAGTGTAACCACGACCGTTCAGCCGCAACACTTCGTCGTCAAAGGACTGCACACCCAGCTCGACGAACTTGACGCCGTGTTCTTTCAAGAAACGCACCCTTGGTTCGTCGATCTCGTCCGGCCTGGTGGAGAGTCTTATCCCACTACAGATGCCAGTCTGCACGTACCGGCTCGCCCAGCAAAGATAACTGAGCTGTTCAGATTCGTCCAACGCCGTGAATGTGCCTCCGTAGAAGGCGATTTCGAAGCTGTGGGTCGTCTTCAAATAATTTTGTACGAGCTCATCGAGCTCATCGAAGCTCAAAGGTCTTTCGAAGCCCGTCACGGCCCACTGAGAACAGAAGGTGCATCTGTTTTTACAACCTCTCTGCGGGAGAAAAACGGGTAGTATCTTCAATCTTCCATCTCCTTCAGTCTTTCCAGTGCCAATCTCGCGGCGTTCTTCTCGGCGTCCTTTATCGAAGAACCCTCGCCCGTTGCGAGTGAACGACCTTTCAGTCTGACCTCGACGAAGAACTTCTTCATGTGCGCGGGTCCTTCTTCACGAACGAGAACGTATTCCGGCAAGGTCTTGTACTTCTCTTGGGCAAGCTCTTGCAACGCCGTTTTGTGATCGAAAACGATGTTTCCTGCCGCAATCTGTTCGATGTAGCGAACCATATGGGGAACGAGGATCTCCTTTACAGGCTTCATTCCCCCGTCCAAATAGAGCGCGGCCGCCAAAGCCTCCAACGCGCCCGAGAGTATCGATTCTCTCTCCCGACCGTTGTTCAGCTCTTCACCGTGACCGAGAAAGATGTGACGGTTCAAACCGATGTCTTTAGCTATGAGCGCCAACGCATCTTCACTCGCCGCTGCAGCCTTGATCTTGGACATGACACCTTCTGGAGATTGAGGATAGTTTTTGTAGAGGTGTTCCGCGATCAAGAAATCTACGACTGCGTCGCCCAAGAATTCCAGTCTCTCGTTGGATTCGACGTCCTTTCTTCCGCGCTGTCTCTCTTCGTGCGCATAAGAAGAGTGACACAACGCGGTGAACAGCAGCTTTGGATCACAGAAGTTGTATCCGAGTTGTTTCATGAAATCGATGAGATTTTTGATCTCTTCTTCCCTCATGACAGAAGCGCTGCCAC
This window contains:
- a CDS encoding glycosyltransferase; protein product: MEELFREIERCVSLKDFSKAKELAQKIEPESMRHNMLGVLFYQENELDKALEHFQKALKLDPTNDDVLFNLSKVLFEKKNFFESWRYLTRIKDKTWEVYDLLGDTQLAQNNVPMALHYYSKAAQLSDLPQMKEKFEQAKIKFKRPEKIAIFCLPGLDNFIKDIAQVLSNVFEVKLIVTTDGNQIVQAYKWADIVWLEWANELAVEITNKLEKMGKRILCRLHGYESLRPDFLRSIKWEKIDEVIFVAQNVLETAIQNCDHLKRKERTLIHNGLDLNKYTFKQRSKGPNLAFAGHFNYKKNPVLAVQILKKLVSLDERYNLQWAGTIQDERMYRYIGYILERMGIREKFHFVGWKDDINSFLENKNFFLSTSIHEGYGVAIMEAMAKGIKPVIHNFYVAEEFYPKDWIFNTVDEAVEMITSNDYDSERYRRFIEDVCSLEKQISEIFRVLLQRVSVSSNTVSEINCEIRKSYRIFNPLEYGIKVNISNYEDELEMKLNQAKAFINQVPTDLLINNVVPLIIDFLEEFIGKGIPYQKTVYYAFLKDLHEKGYYKQPPEPIISKFLEVFESIKRTGKILKPIVAFHNDGNLMVFDPLKRQQVRIPDSVSLLVASGHHRVAIAKFLGMRTVPTYVVSNQFVGDEGALGILITYWQPYLQEALPVYVKYIQEAYVGAFDGSYQSTIDQAKKEIVEKFVLRVKPKTLIDIGCNRGELSYRFLMYGVDVLGVDISPREKLNLPPDYKFIQLDVVKQDLPQIADVILFLSVYHHILYNHGKDKADEVFHRLFKQCRFLVFDSGHPEESGLYRQGWIKEMQKHFKTEKELFDHFGLNYFVLGKWRTTQGDERTIVVFENKDFS
- a CDS encoding flagellin N-terminal helical domain-containing protein; the protein is MRINHNINALNAWRSMSETQYSMSKTLEKLSSGLRINRAGDDAAGLAISEKMRGQIRGLNMAVKNAQDAISLIQTAEGALTEVHSILQRMRELAVQAASDTNTNVDRNQIQAELDQLREEIDRIARTTEFNTMKLLDGKIESFRHNPDVKVVTGGNFDLKASQSANLRGIELASGSNVTGSGVISFNIAGRSLGALSIQISGATVSLLAGGATVASFTVSNEANFVSYATTVGGLRFEFVVSDASIGINTVTAVVNSFRVTLATSLILAFEDVNEGSYVVEVGQFAGAATSLLDVRINYFSETGLATPPIVDFSDGLAIYGTVSGSISYNTTDQSFNINIAAGPRGIIFTWLTNVYNINSFGGALPLEEVIDSGVVRAERRWYEDTSLIFQIGANEGHNMIAGLDDMRAAALGLTEDSLRVTDQNSAERTIMVIDAAIHKVSTARARLGAVQNRLEHTISNLGVAAENLTAAESRIRDADMAKEMMEFTKQQILMQSSMAMLAQSNALPQTVLQLLR
- the dapA gene encoding 4-hydroxy-tetrahydrodipicolinate synthase, which produces MEQLVRPSGSWVALVTPFTERDEVDIDGFKKLVDFHVANETDGLIFMGSTGEATSLSMEERKLIIQEMAKYCKGKIKAFFGTSCSTTKDTVELSQFAEACGADGIQLVVPPYIVPPQEAIFEFIATVARSVNIAVTIYNNPSRVVANIDPSTIAKLLDIGNIVAIKEASPSLTQLMGDIEVSSGRLNVLCCDSPKFGLILPLMAMGGHGTANVTGNVLPKEFALMSKPWGSWEDAVRCRELFFKYKPVMEAAYLLVNPVGIKAMMKLLGMPAGDPRPPLQPLKGSLLDKVREIIEEFKLREKCVV
- a CDS encoding sensor domain-containing diguanylate cyclase: MDEILKDSLLLKIFENVSDGVYCIDRERKILYWSKKSEEITGYEAKEVLGTRCQDNILKHVDDKGTELCLEKCPLVKAMEEATVQTAEVFLHHREGYRVPVIVVGIPVVNESGDVVGAIELFREKVEKSFLENEIKQLRKLAFVDELTQVLNRRGLEYYLKMKLSEVERFERIIGVLFIDVDDFKSINDRFGHHVGDKVLRFVAGTLKKNLRVSDLVARYGGDEFVAVVELKEQKEIEEIAERLKNLIAASYIAENDQIVRVTVSIGGIVVKERTDVDEILKRSDELQYESKKKGGNSCSVSF